The Sporosarcina sp. Te-1 DNA window TTTTGGGCAACTCAAGTTAAATCAAAAAGTACGTGTTTATTGTGATTATGTAAGGGAATCTAATCCACCTAAATCCGCAGCTTTCTATGTTGAGTTAGTTGAGAATAGCGATTAACCTTAGAATTAGAGTAGAGTACTTGTGCATGGAACTTCTCTGATAATCGGGGAAGAAACAATCAACTAAGAGGCATGAACCAAACCACACATTTTTTCAGCACCTCCCTTTGAGGTAATAAAACAGGGAGGTGCTTTTTGTGTAAGAAAAAATTTATATATTCGAAAAAATACAGAACTCTGTTATCGGTAGGCGTTGTTAAAATTACCCTGTTGTATTTCAGTTGGGTTTCTTCTTTTCGGCATGTTAAACTTTGAAAGTTCAATTGGCAATGAAGAAGGTGGAATTCATTTGAGAAGAATGGAACATAAGCAGCAACAGAAACGATTACAAGCGGGAAAGAAAAGGTCTAACCTAAAAAAGCCGATCCGTATCATATTCTACGGAATGCTCATTTTGGTCGTTTGTGGATTGGTGATCTTTAATCTGTTAATTTCAACGAGTGATGTAAGTAAACTGGAGGAACCGGAACCAAGGCCGACATTCATTTATGATCAAAACGGAGAGATCGTTAGTAAAATATCGAATTCCAACATAGAAGGAGTTTCTCTAGACCAAATTCCAAAAGAGCTAATGGAAGCCGTAATTTCTGTTGAAGATCAACGATTTTACAAACATAGCGGGATTAATTATTTCGGGATTGCACGCGCATTGACCCAAAACCTGTTCAAAGGTAAAGTCGTGGCTGGTGGCAGTACGATTACGCAACAGTTATCCAAAAACGCATTTTTATCAAATGAACGAACGTACTCTCGTAAATTCAAAGAATTGATTCTTACGAAAAAGATTGAGAGAACGTATTCAAAAGATGAGATTATGGAACGCTATTTGAACCAAATTTATTTTGGAGATGGAGCATGGGGTGTCCAACGTGCTGCGCAAGTCTATTTTGGTAAAGATGTAAGCCAATTAACGCTAAGCGAATGTGCTACATTAGCCGGATTAATAAAAGCGCCTTCCCAATTATCCCCGAACAAAAATATGGAGAAATCGGTGGAACGACGCAACCTTGTTTTATCGCTAATGAAAGGTGAAAAGTACATTAGTCAAGCGGAATACGATGAAGCGATTGAGCAAGAAATTGTATTAGCCGATTCAACTATGCCGGATTATAAAGGGAAATATCCTTATTATATAGACCATATTATGGAAGAGGCGATTAACAAGTATCATCTTACGAAAAATGAAGTATTATCTGGCGGACTACATATTACTACGACGTTAAATCCTGTTATCCAAGACGCCCTTGAAGAAGTTTATAAGGATGATCGATATTTTCCTGAAAGCAAGCCCGATCAACTCATTCAAAGCGCCTCCGTCTTCATAGATCCTAAAACGGGTGGAATTAGTGCGTTGATTGGAGGCAGAGGGGAATATACGTATGGCCGCTTTAATCATGCGACCCAGCTCATTAGACAGCCGGGATCGTCCTTGAAGCCGCTTGCAGTCTATACCGCTGCATTGGAGCAAGGCTATCAAATTTCGGATTTGCTTGTTGATGAACCAATCAACATAAATGGATATTCTCCGAGAAATTTCGATAAGAAATATAGAGGGCGGGTGACAATGTACGATGCAGTCGCTCATTCGTATAATATTCCTCCCGTCTGGCTCTTACATCAAATCGGAATCGAAAAAGGTGTGAGCGCTGTAGAAAAGTTCGGAATTCCATTGGAAAAGGAGGATCATAATCTAGGCCTCGCATTAGGGGGCTTGCATAAAGGGACGTCTCCCTTGCGGATGGCTCAAGCTTTTTCTACTTTTGCGAATAATGGGGCCATGATGGAAGCCCATGCGATTGTAGAAATCAAGGATTCAGAAGGCAAAGTCCTTGGAAAGTGGCGTGAGCAGTCGGTAGACGTAACAGAAGCGGAAGTAGCCCAGCAAATGACCTATATGCTACAAGGCGCTGCCGAAGTGGGGACGGCCAAGAAAGCACAAATTTCAGGGATGGAAGTAGCGGGGAAGACGGGCACAACCCAGCTGCCATTTACAGGCGTAGACGGTTCAAAGGATCATTGGTTCGTTGGTTATTCACCGGATATCGTGGGTGCGGTTTGGCTAGGCTATGATCAAACGGATTCCGAGCATTACTTAACATCAACTAGCAGTTTCACAGTGCCGGCTATATTCGGACAAGTCCTGTCAAGGTCGACTAGTGAATTGCCTACGAAGAAATTTGATTTGCCATTAATCGCGAAACATAAAAAAGATCTCGAGAAGCAGAAAGGGAAGATGAAGGAGAAAGAGCTAAAACAAAAACAGCAACAAGAAAAAGTGAAAAAGAAACAGGGGAAGAAAGAGGAGAAAGAACGGAAAAAAAGAGAAAAGGAGAGGGAAAAGAGGCTGAAGAAAGAAGAGAAAGAAAAGAAGAAGCGAGAGAGAGGGAAAGGAAAAGAGAAAGGACATAAGCCGAGGAAAAATAATGATTGAACGGTACCATTTGGGTCTCTCCTGGGTTGTAACAAGGTTCAGATTGTTTTCTAAAAAGCGCTTCAGGTCCTATTAAGGATTTGAAGCGCTTTTCCTTTTGGGAGCGTACGGATGAAAAGTGGAAACTACTCAGAGGATGAATAAGCTAAAATAATTCTAAAAGAAGATTTATGCCATTTCGAATTGGTGGAACTCTTGATTGGAATTGGGTTACATTTGAAGATGAGAATAATCATAAATTTTAATTTATAGGGAGATGAAAGAGTGGAGGGTATTTTATTTCATATAAGAAATGAATAGGGTAAACAATTGTATGAGTAGTCGGAAAACTACCGATGGGAATCATTAACGTCCGGTCAATGATTCCCAAGTCAATTCGTTTAAATGAAACTGGCCCGCTGGAAATGGAAAACGCCAGTCAACGTATGATACACAAAAAGGACTCATTTCTGAAAAATTTATATAAGTAGGAAAAAATTAGTAATAAAAGCGATTTCCAACCCCTCCTCTTATATGAAAAATGTATAGAAGCGAATCAAAGTTTGTATTTCACTTCTACGGCTTTACCTATTATTCGTGCTGGATTGTCCTCGGTAATTATAAATGGCTCATGAGCAGGATTATCCGGCATAAGCATAATCATTTTTCCTTGTTTCCGAACACGTTTTAGTGTGGCCTCTGTATTGCCATTTACTAGTACCGCTGCAATTTCGCCATACTCCACTTCAGGTTGTTCGCGAATAAGAACATGTGAACCATCTGGAATAGTTGGCTCCATGCTGTTTCCTTTAGCCTCTAAATAATATAGCGTTCCACTTGGCAAGTCGTCCGGCGATTCGTACCGATAACCTTTAATGTTATCTTCGGCAAGTATAGGGTCTCCGCAAGCAATGATACCTAGAATTGGAATGCGAATAGTGTTAGGAGATATATGAACGAGGTTAGAAGGAATTGTTAAATCTTTGTCCATTAGATCGTGCAAAGAAACATTAAATATTTTTGAGATGTCTGCCAGTAAACCTGATTTTGGCTCATAAGTACCTTTTTCCCATTCGCTCACAGATGATCCGCTTTTTCTACCGAGTAATTGTGCGAGTTCCGCTTGTTCTAAACCCTTTCGTTCTCTTAGATATTTTAAATTTTTCCCGAAAATGTTTCTCATTTTATTTTCACCTCTCACCTTATTAGTATACCTTATTTTCAGTTTTAATGAAATATATATCCATTTTTAGTTCTGAATTTCTGATATATAGATTTGACTTCAGAAAAACCGATGTGTTAATATTGTCCCAACAAGACAGATCGGAGTGATTTTATACTGTTTTTCTTAATGGAGAATTAATTCGAATTCATTGAATCAGTTTAACCGAAGTGGTAGGCGTTTTTATATTGAGTTATCGGGATCATGGTTTCTTAATTAAGAATTTGCAGAAAACGAAAATTGAAAATTGAACGGGCAATAGGGAGAAATTTCTATTTTTCAAATATTTTTTTGTAAGAGTATTAATCCTGAGATCTAAGAACGAACCGAATCGGGCAAATAAATAATATGGGTAGGTGTCTGTGTTGTATGAATGGTTGAATGACTATCGAGAGTTGGAAGATGAAGTTTTACTGCTAGACTTAAAACTTGAACGTAGTAAAAGGGAATTGAAACGGTGGACAAGTGGCGATCTAATGAAGGTTAAATTAACAGCAGAATCAAATGGTGCCAAATTAGAAGACATTATAGCTTCTATCGAATACGAGCTAGCGCATAAAATGAATGATTTGTATGATGTCAAAAAGCTGATTGGGACATTTAAAGGCTTGGATAATCAAATTCTCTATGGAAAATATGTTGAAGGAAAGGCGCTAATTGATGTTGCATTCGAATTAGGTAAAAGTCCGAACTATATTTATAATAAACATGCACAGATTATGCGCACAATTGAATATGTAAGAACTACAGAAATTCCCTCAAAGCTATTGTATTAGTAGTTTGGATAAGTTAAATGGCACCTCCATTGTTAGAGTTTATCATACAATGGAGGTGCATTTTTTATGGTAAGAACTAGAATTTATATATGTCTTGCTTTGTTTGAAAATATGTATGCTATCGAAACTTAACATTTTATTATGTTGTATTTCCTCCATAGAAAGTGTTGTGAATCTTAAATATAGTAATAGCATGAGATACCGTGGTTGAGGGTCTCGTAATAGTCTCCTGACACCGCAATACTTAGTGGTGGTTTTTTTCCACTAATAAGGGAGCAGTAATTCTTGCTCGTTTTTTTATGTAGGCTTTTTAACAAATTTGTTTAGTCGTACAACCATACGAATGTTTTAAATGTGTTGTTGGGAGTTGTCAGTAGGAGGACTGATATATGGTAAATGTGTAATAAGAAATTATAGCACTAGTTATGACATTAGGGATGCATTTTTACTGAGCGCTGCCAAAGTTTGTTAGAGAATAAAATAAGGAATAAAGGGAATATTCCTTATTTAATGTTTTTTTTTGTTTGTGATTAACGTTCTATCAATAACATCCCTACTGAAATTACTGAAGGCTATATTGAGCTTTTAACTAGAAAAAAACACAAAAAATGAAAAGAGGTTATTTAAATGACAGGAAACAAAGTAAATTTTGGATTAAAAAATGTCCATATTGCACCTTTTGAAATGGTCGGTGAAACAATCACTTATGAGACACCGTATAGAATTCCAGGAGCTGTATCACTTACATTAGAGCCGAGAGGAGAAATGACTGAGTTTTACGCTGATAATGTGCTTTACTATTCATCTTCTTCGAATGATGGGTATGATGGGACTCTCTCGATTGCAACAATACCTGAGCAATTCGCAATTGATGCATTAGGTGAAGAGAAAGACGTGGATGATGGAGTATTGACGGAAAGAGCAGATGCGAAGCATAAATCGTTTGCTCTTTTGTTCGAGTTTGAGGGAGATGTTAAAGCAACTCGACATGTTCTTTACAACTGTTCCGCAAATCGTCCTACGGTATCGGGTGAAACAACTACAAATACGCATGAGCCACAGGCTAATGAATTAACTTTCGTTGCATCAGCTCGTCAAACAGATTATGCAGTTAAAACGAAAACAACTGCAGAGACATCACCCGCCATTTATGATGCTTGGTATACGAAAGTTTACGACAAAAAAGCACCTGTGGGGGTTTGATCAGTGGAGAAAACACTTTGGGTCGACGGTAAAGAAGTAACTTTTAAATCAACCGCTGCCACTCCGTTACGTTATAAAGCTCAATTTGGCCAGGATTACTTCTCAGCTGTCTTGGGAATGGCTGCACTTGGAAATGTAAAAAATGCGAGTGATGTTGATTACGATGCTCTAAAGCAGTTCGATTTTGATGTTTTTTATAACATATTGTGGACACTCGCAAAAACAGCAGACAAAAGCATTCCAGATCCTATCACTTGGCTAGATGGCTTTAACGAATTTCCTTTGTTTGACATCATTCCGGAAGTGCAAGATTTAATTATGACAAGTCTTAAAAGCTCTAAAAAAAAATAAGTAATGAGAAGAGTTCGGGTGATCCTATTACCACGGACTCTTTTTTGTACATGTGTAAACAAAGTGGATTAGAAACAGCAGATTTGGATGTAATGACTATCGGTAATTGTATGGATTATATTGAAACCTTCATTGAAATGAACAACCCAAATGGGAAAGAAACGACAAGGTCTGCAAAACAAAGTGATTTTGATAATTTCTAAGGAGGTGAGAAGATGTCAAAAAGTATAATGGAAATAACAATTAATCAAAATGGAGAAATGAAAGAGTTAGAGAAAGCTTTGATGGACGTTAACTTGAAAGCACGTGAACTACAGAACGAATTGCGTGCTGTTGAGCGAGCACTAAAATTCAGTCCGGGTAATACGGAAATTGCTGCGCAAAAACAACAAGTATTAGCAGAGCAAGTTGAAATTACAACTGAGAAATTAAGACGCCTCAACGAGGTACAAACTGATATTGACAAGCAATTTGCAGAAGGGAAAATAAATGACGAACAATATCGTGCATTCCAACGCGAGGTTATTGAAACAGAATCAAAGCTTAAGCAATTTGAGGAACAGCTGGTCTCTTCCCAATCCAAATTAATTGCCTTTAGTGAAACCACTGCTGGAGCTGGGGAGAAATTTATGAACGCTGGTGCAAATGTGACTTCAGCGGGTGAATTGCTCACTTCAAAAGTAACTGCTCCTCTCTTGGAAATAGGAGCTACGGCTGCAAAAGTTGGTAGTAATTTCGAATCAAGTATGTCTAAAATGCAATCCGTTACGGGTGCATCTGGTGAAGAACTAGTTCAACTTACAGAAAAAGTGCATGAAATGGGTGCGACTACCCAATTCAGTGCAACTGAAGCAGCAGAGGCACTTTCATATATGGCCATGAATGGTTGGAATACAAGTGATATGTTATTAGGCATTGAAAGTGTTCTGACGCTAGCCTCTGCAACTGGTGAAAATTTTGCACATACGGCCGACATCATATCAGACAATCTAACTGCATTTGGTTTGAAGACGGCTGACAGTGCTCAATTTGCAGACGTTTTGGCAGCGGCATCATTGAATGCAAACTCAAACATTTTAACATTTGGCGAATCCCTTAAATACGTTGCACCCTTGGCTGGATCCATGGGTTACTCAGCAGAAGATATTTCCATCGCATTAGGCTTAATGACCAAGTCGGGCATAGACGCGACGCAAGCTGGTTCAACTCTTAATACAATGATTTCCAATATGTCCAGACCAACAGATGCCATGGCGAATTCTATGAAAGAACTCGGTATTTCTCTCACTGATTCATCGGGTAAAGTAAAACCGTTTGAAACCGTTTTGGATGAACTACGAGCATCTTTTGGCAGCCTGACAGAGACACAACAGGATCAATACGCAGCAACTCTCTTTGGCGAAGAAGCCATGGCCGGAGCGCTTGCAATCATCAATGCATCGGAAGAGGACTATTATAATTTGGCAAATGCTATTAATGATGCTGAAGGCTCTGCACAGAAAATGGCAAGTACAATGACAGATAATCTTCAAGGCCGAGTCTCAGATGTGCAAGGTGCGCTTGAATTAGCAGCTATATCAATTTACGAAAATTTGCAGCCGGCATTAGGAAAAATAGTTGATTTTATCAAGTCATTGGTTGATTGGTTTAACAATCTATCACCCGCCGCTCAAAATACAATTGTAATAATGGCGGGAATAGCTACAGCAATTGGTCCTATTTTAGTGAATATTGGAACCCTAATATCAGCTATTGGAGCAGTTTTTGCTGCATTTACTACCGTCAGTGGAGCGATAGCAGTTGTGACGACCGGCGCTGCAGCGGCAACCCCAGCCATCGGGGCATTGGCTGCAGTATTCAGTGCTTTGACTGGGCCAATCGGTATTGCCGTTGCAGCGATAGCAGCATTAACGATTGGTGGCATTGCACTCTATGATCATTTAAAAGAGGACGCCATTCCACAAATAGACCGATTTGGTGAAGGAGTGTCCGAAGCAACACAACAAGCACTCGGTGGTTTTTTTGATTTGTCAGATGGAGCCTCGCAATCACTTGCAGATATGAGCATGCGTGGAGCCGAGGTTACAGATGAAATGGCTAGTGAAATGATAGCCAAGTATGATGAAATGAACAGCCAAATAGTTCAGGGTCTGGAAGATAATCATCAACAACGTATGGATTCTATGAAGAATTTTTTTCTAAACTCAAGTGTTCTAACAGATGATGAGGAAGCGGCCATTCTACAGAAACAGCAAAACGCTCATGACTTGCAAATACTTTCTCAGGAATCAAAAAATAAGCGTATACAAGAAATCATGCAACAGGCTGCTAAAGAAAATCGAGAACTAACTCAGGCCGAAGCTGATGAAATCAATAATATTAATAAGTCAATGAATGAGAATGCAGTACAAGCTTTGTCAGCTAGTGAAGTCGAACAGAAAATAATAATGGAACGATTAAAGGAAACTGCTGGAGATTTGTCGGCACGGCAAGCGGCGGAAGTAGTTCAGAACTCTGCCAAACAACGTGACGGTGCTGTGAAAGAAGCAAATGCACAATTCGACGAAACTCTTGCTCATATCATTCGTATGCGTGACGAAACGGGTGATATCAGTGCGGAAACTGCTGATAAGCTAATTGCAGAAGCCAAGAAACAGAGAGACGAATCAGTGAAGCATGCAATAAATATGCATGCAGAAGTTGTGGATCAGGCGCAAAAGCAAGCAGGTGACCACATTAACAAGGTGGACTGGGAAACAGGAGAAATCTTATCCAAGTGGGACGTTTTCAAAAATAAAACGAAGGAGATATTTACTACTATCGGTTCAAGTATTAAAGAGATATGGGATACCGTCTGGAATTGGACAAAAGAAAAAGTTGAAAGTATTGTAACAGCGGCTATTTCCGGATTCGTATCCCTTGTGGTTGGAATCAAGGATAAGATGACGGAAGTAGTTGAAACAGTAACGAGCTTTTGGGGCAATGCTCAAGAGTTTTTAACAAATATTAATTTGTTGCAGATCGGGAAGGATATAATCCAAGGTTTGATTAATGGTATAAGTCAGATGGCCGATAAAGTTTCAGAGAAAGTTAAAGGATTAGCTGATAGTATTCCAGATTGGATTAAGAGAGTTCTCGGTATCCACTCGCCTTCTAGGGTTATGATGAAACTTGGTGAGGAGATTGGAAAAGGTCTTGCGGTAGGTATTGAAACTACTGATAAACAAGTTTTAAGGGCTACGGACAGCATTGCTGCTACTGTAGAAGATGGTTTCACAATGGCTATGCAGAAGATAGCCAATCAGGCTGAACAAGTTGCTGACAGGACAAAATATGCAGCTGAGAAAATCCAAAATTCATATAGCAACTTAACTTCTGGCCCTAACGTATTGATCCGGGCTGTTACAGAACTAGAGAATAATGCTTCAAAGTTGAGTATACAGAATGTTGGTAAAGAAAATATGTACGGTATGTATGATGGTCTTGACACGGTACGAGGTTTGTTAATATCTCAAGCTCAATCTATTGCTGAAGAAGTAAGTTTTACAATCAGTAAAGCACTTCAAATTAAATCTCCGTTCCATGTCAACAAGAAGATTGGGGAGCAGCTTGGCGCAGGAACTAAAGCTGGCATAGAAAGTATGCTTAATGACATCAAACGAGTCTCAGGGCGGATGGGTAATCTAGTAGTCCCGACCTTGCCAAACTTTTATTCTAGTACATTTGGGAACTCAATTCGTTCCGCAACAATATCAAATAATGTTCACCCTGCTCCAGTAATCAATCAGCAAGTTGTTATTAATAGTCCTGAACCGACAAGCCCATCAGACAATGCAAGATATTTACGGCGCACGGCGCAAGAACTAGGACTAGCTTTTTCATTAGGAGTGAGGTGAGACGATGCGAGAAAAATTAACAATTACTAATACAAACGGTGATACGGTGGAACTTAGCCATCGTCCACCGTTTTTATTAACTAAAATCGAAGGACTTGGCGATGTGGATGCAGATGTGCAAATGTCCAGAGCCCCTTTCCAAGATGGAGCTACACATGTCGATACATTGCTTGAGCCACGGTATATTTCCATACAGGTGTCTATTCTTTCTGACAGCCGTGAAGATTTGTTTGCATTTCGAGAGCATTTGACAAATGTACTTAACCCAAAGTACTCGTTAACAGTAACCTATGAAAATGGATGGGTATCTCGGCAAATCAGTGCTATTAGTGAGCATGTTCCGAAATATCCAGCAGATAACCGAGGATTAAGGTATCAAATAGCGCTGGCTAATCTAGTCTGTCCAAGTCCATTTTGGCAGGATATTAATCCGACAAATATAAAACTCGAGGACTATGTATCTGGTTTTCGCTTTCCTTTCCATTTCCCGGTTCGATTTGCAACACGGGGGGATACAAGATTACTTGTTAATGTAGGCCACGCACCGGCACCAGTCAAGATTACTTTCCGTGGGGAATCAATCAATCCGACAATCACTAAAGTGGGTGCAGACGAATTTATAAGAGTGAAAAAAACAATACCGCAAGGCTATGCATTGGAGATAACTACAGATATTAATGAGAGGGCAGTTCGAATTATAGCGCCAGACGGAATAGTGACAAATGCAATGGGATACATTGATCAGAAGAGTACATTTTTTTCACTTGATATAGGTGAAAACAAGCTTTCATTTATCACGGAGGGTGGAAAGCCGGATGTTTATGTGGAATATCGAAATTTGTATCTAGGGGTCTAAATAGAAAGGACGTGGTAGGGGATGACAGAAGAATTTGGTTTTTTTGATCCTGTAGAAGTTGCTCCAGAGGTTTTTGATCGGGAATACAACGCACAACAATTTACAAACTATTTTAAAGCATTGATAACGACGGGCATTTTGAAAGGTGCAGGAAAAGAACTAAAGGTAACTGCAAACGATAGTAATATGATAACCGAAATTGATACCGGCATAGCTTTTATTGAGGGAAGGTACTATTCAAATACGTCTCAACTTGCACATACTCATGAAACAGAAACATTAGGAAAAGACCGTATAGACCGAGTTGTTGTACAACTCAATTTGGATGATAGGTTGGTAAAAACATATATTAAAAAGGGGATAGCTTCAGCAACACCGATTGCTCCAGCATTGACTAGAAACAAAACAATATATGAGATCTCGTTAGCCCAAGTAAAAGTGATTGGCGGGCAAACATATATAAAAACAGATAATGTGAGAGATGAGCGGGGCGATAAGGCTTTATGTCCGTATGCAGGGTCAGAAATTCTCCCAAACTTCAATGACGCGATTTTGGCTAACTTAGTAGAACAAGTAGAAAGTCTCTTTAGGTTAGTGCAGGATGATGACAAAGGGTCAGCTTTTGAATTGGAAACTGGTACAAACTTGAATACTCTCACTAAATCAGGGTTCTATAGAGTGGGCTATTCCACCTCTCCAATTTCAGGTCTCCCGGCAGGGACTTATATGATAATGGTAGTTAGAAATAAGACTGTTTCACCTGAAGGAAATTCACCGGTGATTCAAATGTTCATTGGAGAGAATGTTGAACTTGGTAAAATATTTGTCAGGATAAGAAACTCAATAGGTGTATGGTCGGTCGTTAAAACTGTGGGTGGAGACGTTTCGGATGCCAGTTTAACCCATAAAGGAATTGTGCAATTAACAAACTCATTTACGTCAACTTCACAAGCACTTGCTTTGACGCAATACGCAGGTTATACGCTGAATAATGCAATTAATACACTATCAAACAAATTGTTAAGTAGCCAGTTAGCTCTTGGTCAAGGTGCTTCCGCAAGTGGATCTGCTTCCACAGCTGTGGGAACGTCATCCAAGGCTACGGGGACATACGCCGCAGCGTATGGACTGGGGGCAAACGCTGGTACGTATAGTACCGCACTTGGAGCCTTAACGGATGCATCTCAAACAGGATCGGTCGCATTAGGTTATCAAGCACATGCCTCTATGTATAGCGATGGCAAACTAGGAGTTGGTATTAATGCAACTGGTCCATGGAATTGGTTAATACCGGGACAATTGCATGTAGCTGGTTCCAAAAATTTTCAAATCCCCCATCCGAAACCATTGAAGAAAGAGACACACATAATTAGACATGGTGCCGTAGAGTCACCTACAGCTGGTGATACCCTCTATAGATATTCAGTTGATATCGTGGATGATATAGCTATTATAAAAATGAATGGGATGAATGATACCTTTACTGCACCAATTGAGAGAGCGGATGACACATATGTAATTAGAATTGCTTTACCGGACTATTGGATATATTTGAATATTCATGATCAGGTTTTCGTAAGTCCATCTAGGCATTTTGGAATGGGTTTTGGCGAAATAGATTGGGAAGCCGAACAGTTAATACTCACTCTGCAAAGCCGTAAGTCATATCATGTTTTGTTGCTAGGTACTCGAAATGATGATGATGTGCAAATTTGGCATGTTAAAGGTATAGAACGGGAGTTGGGCGAAACATGGCTCGGAGAAACATATGTAATTGATGATTTAGAACTAGATGAAACGACGGAATTAGAGGAGGAAATATAATGCAAGTATTTGTGAAAACAGTTTATATTCAATTCAAGAATCCTATTACGGGACAACCTACAAAGAAAGTTGCGGAACACTACTTTGGTAGACGTGTCGTCGCCCTAATTAATGGTGAGGAACGTATGTTCAAATTTACTAAGGACGAACTTCCGTTTGAGGATACAATAACCGAACTAGAGGATCTAATCGTACAACTTGTGGCCAAAGAAGCAGAAAAGTTAGAGAATGAACAGAATTCAGCCTTTCAGGGATAATGTTTATGAATAAACCCATAAGAATATTAACACCAGATATTGAGATACTTGGAGAAATATCTAACTATGAATCACTCATTTTTACAAGATCTTGGTATGGTATCGGCACATTGGAATTACGAATTAATAGACATAAAAACTATACAGAAACTCTTCAAAAAGGGAATATTATTATTATAGGTCAAGAAACGCATAAAGTATTCCAGATTCTTCATAGAGAAATTGAATTGGATCAGCAGGGTAAAGTCACGGAAAATTGGCATATAACCGCACATGAATTAAAAACTATTGTAGGGAGACGTCTTACTATCCCTCCTGCAAATGCATCTTATGATAATAAATCTGGTGCGGTAGAATCTGTTATTAAACATTATGTTGAGAGAAACTTGATCAATCCCTTAGATCCCAGACGTAAGATACCACAACTTCTTGTTGCACCTGATTTGCAACGTGGTCCTTACATTGAAAGACAATCTCGCTTTAAGAATCTTGCTGAAGAAATTGCAGAGCTTAGCTTATTATCGGATGTTGGTTGGGGTATTCATGTGGATTATGATTTGCAAAAGTGGGTTTTCGATATAGATATTGGAAAAGATATCTCTGTCAATCAAGATGTCAATCCACCGGTTATTTTCTCTCCACAGTTTGGGAATATAAAGGACATGCATTTTGTAGATAGTGACTTAAACTATCGTAATGTAGCATTA harbors:
- a CDS encoding phage tail domain-containing protein — its product is MREKLTITNTNGDTVELSHRPPFLLTKIEGLGDVDADVQMSRAPFQDGATHVDTLLEPRYISIQVSILSDSREDLFAFREHLTNVLNPKYSLTVTYENGWVSRQISAISEHVPKYPADNRGLRYQIALANLVCPSPFWQDINPTNIKLEDYVSGFRFPFHFPVRFATRGDTRLLVNVGHAPAPVKITFRGESINPTITKVGADEFIRVKKTIPQGYALEITTDINERAVRIIAPDGIVTNAMGYIDQKSTFFSLDIGENKLSFITEGGKPDVYVEYRNLYLGV
- a CDS encoding tail fiber protein, with protein sequence MTEEFGFFDPVEVAPEVFDREYNAQQFTNYFKALITTGILKGAGKELKVTANDSNMITEIDTGIAFIEGRYYSNTSQLAHTHETETLGKDRIDRVVVQLNLDDRLVKTYIKKGIASATPIAPALTRNKTIYEISLAQVKVIGGQTYIKTDNVRDERGDKALCPYAGSEILPNFNDAILANLVEQVESLFRLVQDDDKGSAFELETGTNLNTLTKSGFYRVGYSTSPISGLPAGTYMIMVVRNKTVSPEGNSPVIQMFIGENVELGKIFVRIRNSIGVWSVVKTVGGDVSDASLTHKGIVQLTNSFTSTSQALALTQYAGYTLNNAINTLSNKLLSSQLALGQGASASGSASTAVGTSSKATGTYAAAYGLGANAGTYSTALGALTDASQTGSVALGYQAHASMYSDGKLGVGINATGPWNWLIPGQLHVAGSKNFQIPHPKPLKKETHIIRHGAVESPTAGDTLYRYSVDIVDDIAIIKMNGMNDTFTAPIERADDTYVIRIALPDYWIYLNIHDQVFVSPSRHFGMGFGEIDWEAEQLILTLQSRKSYHVLLLGTRNDDDVQIWHVKGIERELGETWLGETYVIDDLELDETTELEEEI
- a CDS encoding siphovirus ReqiPepy6 Gp37-like family protein, which translates into the protein MNKPIRILTPDIEILGEISNYESLIFTRSWYGIGTLELRINRHKNYTETLQKGNIIIIGQETHKVFQILHREIELDQQGKVTENWHITAHELKTIVGRRLTIPPANASYDNKSGAVESVIKHYVERNLINPLDPRRKIPQLLVAPDLQRGPYIERQSRFKNLAEEIAELSLLSDVGWGIHVDYDLQKWVFDIDIGKDISVNQDVNPPVIFSPQFGNIKDMHFVDSDLNYRNVALVAGEGEGFGRRVLEVGLSTGLERYEVFVDARDVPEETDEEDSMRRPRPDIDVIRDLENRGYQSLAEMGQEMYLEGQIMTAGSFTYELDWDLGDITTIQNQDWGVTLDSRITEVTEVYEREGMKLSITLGQSRPTLMSKIKQELAGIQNEIVK